Sequence from the Mycobacterium florentinum genome:
AGCATCGCGCGGCAGGCCCGAAACCAGATCTGCCGGGGCAGGTGCGCTCCGACCCAGGCGAAGGCCGCGGCCTGGGGGAGAGGAACGAGTTTTCGCTTGCCGGCGCCCAGTGCCTTGAGACCGGCCCGTGCGCATTCTTCGGCGGTGGCGGTGAGAAATGCGGGCTGACGATTGGTCTGGCGCGCCGCGTTGGCCATCTCCGCGAATTCGGTGGCCACGTTCGCCGGCGCAAGCACCGTCACCGTGACCCCGGCGGGCTTGAGCTCGCAGTGCAGGGATTCGCCCAGCGAAGTGATCGCTGCTTTGGTGGCGGCATAGGGCGCGAAGTAGGGCATTGGCTGGTTGCCGGCCATCGACGACACCAGCAACACCGCTCCCTGCTTGCGGTCGACCATCGGCGGGGTCAGCGCGCGGGTCAGTGCCATGGTGGCCTCGACATTGGTGCGCACCATATCGACTAACCGGTCTGCGGCGTGGTTGAGGTATGGGCCGACCATGCCGAACCCTGCACAA
This genomic interval carries:
- a CDS encoding SDR family NAD(P)-dependent oxidoreductase yields the protein MSIPVPKPNSAALVTGASSGIGKAFAHELAGAGHNLVLVARRRARLEALATELRHQHGIRVDVVVCDLADTIDRDRMLADLSSLGHDLDVLILCAGFGMVGPYLNHAADRLVDMVRTNVEATMALTRALTPPMVDRKQGAVLLVSSMAGNQPMPYFAPYAATKAAITSLGESLHCELKPAGVTVTVLAPANVATEFAEMANAARQTNRQPAFLTATAEECARAGLKALGAGKRKLVPLPQAAAFAWVGAHLPRQIWFRACRAMLS